One Candidatus Nitrososphaera evergladensis SR1 genomic window, TTCAATCCTGAGGAGTTCGTAAGAGAGTTTCAATCCTTGTTGTGGTGGATTCGTCTTTCAGACAAGCAAGCGGTAGACATGGCCAACGAGTTGAAAAATAGTTTCAATCCTTGTTGTGGTGGATTCGTCTTTCAGACAGCTTATGAGCAAGGACCCTAGACTTGAGCGCAGGGGTTTCAATCCTTGTTGTGGTGGATTCGTCTTTCAGACCAGGCATTCGTCTACGAATGCAGCTATCGGGTCCTGTTTCAATCCTTGTTGTGGTGGATTCGTCTTTCAGACGGATGGTGCAAACAACAAGACGATAAGAACGTCCTAGTTTCAATCCTTGTTGTGGTGGATTCGTCTTTCAGACGGCCATAGAACAAAGGTCCTTTATGTTTGGCTTCAGTTTCAATCCTTGTTGTGGTGGATTCGTCTTTCAGACTTTGCAGGCAACGGAAACGACAGCGTAGGCTCTAAGTTTCAATCCTTGTTGTGGTGGATTCGTCTTTCAGACATCTTTTGTCGTAGCTCTTCTTTGTTATAATGCGGTTTCAATCCTTGTTGTGGTGGATTCGTCTTTCAGACCCAGCAAGGGGCAAGACACAACTTTTGGAATGGACCGGTTTCAATCCTTGTTGTGGTGGATTCGTCTTTCAGACAGTTTTAGGTTTAAGGTCTACGATGTTGTCTACAGAGTTTCAATCCTTGTTGTGGTGGATTCGTCTTTCAGACATGCTATCTAGCTTCATATCCTTGTATTTTTTCTTGGTTTCAATCCTTGTTGTGGTGGATTCGTCTTTCAGACAGCGCCATAAATGCCCAGTTTTGTGCTCAAAACCGCAATTCTTGGATATGGAAAATCTGTTTTCATCACCGTTCTTCATTTTTATTGATTCATATATAAAGATCCGGTAGGACATACCTTTCTGTATGTGCAGTCGAGACATTTACTGCCGTACTGTGCATTTGGGCTGATTCCACTTGTTATTATCTGCTTAACAGATTCTAACTTTTGCAAAGCAAAGTTTTTCAATTCTGATGTTAATCTAATTTCTCTTACTACTCGCTTTGATTTTTGAAAGATCACAAAAACACGAGTAACAGGCTTATTGCGATTCTCCTCAAGCAAAATGGAGAGCAAGCCGATCTGAGCCTTCAAGCTGTCGGTTATCACAGTGAAATCAGTGTATTTTCTTTCAACCAGAATGATTTCTCTACTACTCTCGTAGGCTTCATCAATTTTTCCCGACAGACCTAACCGCGTCGAGTAAAGCTGCATTGCAACCAGCTTCTTTCCTCGTGCCAACTTTGGAACATAGGTGGGATTGAGCTTTTCTGATCGAGTGTGTAGAGTGCGTCCGGCCATAACAGTACCTCTCTTTTCCTCATATTGACGTAACCCTAGAACCAAAGAATAGTAGGTGAATTTAGGACAAAATGCATTCTCGACCACATCAGTTACTGTTATTAGATCTTTCATAGAACCTCAGCAGATCTTTTACCCGCGGCATATTGTCTATCAAATCCCTTCCCCACTATACTGATCCTGCCAAAACACTGCTCACACGTAAGAATAAGATAGAAAGAGTCCCGCTCATCAGCAATGACCTTCTTTATATCTTCGAGCAGGTCCTTCTTTTTCTGGTTTACAAGGGTGCCGCAGAAGGCACTTTTTTGTATTCTTATAAACCCTGCATTTTTTAGAATCCGTATGACGTTTTTTCGAACTAAATCATCTGAAATGTCGTAGACTGCATAGTATGAGTTTCCTTTCATGCTTCTTTATCTCCGCTGGTAAGCCTTTCTATTATTTCTCTGCAAAACCTCCAAGTTATCTTTTCCAGCTCTTTTCTGTTCTTCTCGCTGTAAGAGGTCAAAAGCGTCAGTCTGGCATCCTTTTTCAGAAATATACTTGAATCATCATTCTTTTCAAACCAGCGTTCTGAAACCATTTTCTTGTTAAACAGGCTCACGACCGTCCTGTCTATAAGTGGTCTTACCAACTCCATGAGGTCAAAGGAAAGTGTGGGTTTACCATAAGAGTCAGCATGGTAAAAGCCTGAATTTGGATCAAGACCTGACAGAATTATTATCTTTTCAACATCAGAATAGGCTATTCCGTAGGCATAATTTAGTAACGCATTAAAACCGTCTAGCGCAGGATACTGGCTTCTGTGTTCAAACGACCATTTGCTAGGTAGGCTTGAAGATATAGCGCGGAAGTATGCTGAAGCAGATGTACCTTCGAGTCCAAGAAGACTTTGTTTCACTCTGTTATCAGGTTGAAGCTTGCGGATCTGCAAGAGTGCATCTGATATGATGTCAATTGCACGAGTGATTTCTGGAACATCAACTTTCCTGTTGTTCTTCAAGTCTTGCAAAAACTCCTTTTGCCTTTTGAGCTTTGTTCTGACCAGCTCAATTGAGATCTGGACTCCCAATACCGTATCTTGGTTGGCATACTGTCTCCTACGCAATTCTGTACTCTTGCCGGCCGTACTCACCCACAGCCTTGCAACCGGTCTTCCTGCCCAGTCAGTCACAACGAGTTGAATATTCTTTTCAATGCATAATTTGATTGCCTGTGAGCTGATGAGTATATTGGCGCTTGTGATTATAGCATCGACCTTTTCTGCAGGAACCTCAGATTTGCCATCTTCATTTTTTACTATGAACAGATCATTTTGACGTTTCAGGACTGATCCGTGACTTGATATTTCGAGGATCATACAGCTTCAATCACCCCGAAACCCTTTGAAACGCTCTTGCCAAGACCAAAGAATCTAGGAAGATTTGTATTGACACTAAAGGAGGCTCTGAAGGCTTGAAAATAGTTCTCATGTACCTTGGCCGATTGTGGTCGGAAAGTTTCAAGGTTGGCAGTAACTTTGAAATTGACGAACACTGACAACCCCTTCAAGGCACTCAAGATGTTGCCCACAAGTATCTTTTCAAGGAATAACTTTCGTTTTCCGCCCTCAAGATCCTTAAATTTCCGGTAGTTTTCCTCGTTGAGAGCTATCCAAGGTGTAACAAATCTGAACCTTGATTTTGTTTCCTCGATAGAGAATGAGTCATTCACTATGTCCACGCTCTGTATGCTTATCTTGTCAGTTGGTGTAGTTATATGGTCAAGTGTGGATATCTTACGACATACAACTTCGGCATAGTCATTTAGACCCATTACCAAAAGCCGACCATGAACTTTCTTGTACTGGACTAGCGGGTAATGATAGGAGCTTTCAGAGTGGTGATGAAATTCTGTGTCCTCCACAAACAGGTGCCCAAGAAAACCGCGCAGAGCTACTGATGATATGGTATTGTTCGGAACTTCAACATAAGCATAGCAGATCTTTATTTTATCCATTTGTCTAAGCCTACCTCCACGTCGTAAACGTCCTGCAGACAACCCTTTTTGGGAATAAGGATGCCCCTTTCTAGGAGTTCTTGGTCGAGATAATCTCTTACAAGCTTCACTGAAGAGGCCGAAATATTCGCGGTTAGAGCAGAGTAAGACTTGAACGATCTTCTGTCGATTCTTTGTGTTGATTTTAGCGCTTCAGATATCTTTTGCAAGTCTTGCTCAGCTTCAGGCACTATCATGGAGTGTCCTTCGTCTGCAAATACGTGATTGTTCACAAATCTCGAAACATCCTCAAAATCCATGTCACGAATTAAGCGGTCAAGCTCTTCTATTCTGTCTGCATTCTGCATGTTCTTCACAGATACTCGCTCATAGTAACTGTCAAGTTTGTCATACAATTCCTTGGAATTCTTCACTTTTTTCAGTATTTTCAGCGATTCCTGATACTCCAGCTCGCTGTACGGTAGGTAATCCGAATCCTTCTGGAAAATGAAAAGCATGGGATTCGTTGCTTCACCTTCACGATTGAGACGCCCCATAACTTGCACAACGTTATCTAGGGGAGCGACTTCGCGGTATACTTCAGCAAAGCTCACGTCAACTCCTGCTTCCAGCACCTGAGTAGAAACTACAATCACATTTTTTCCTTTTTCTTTGATCTTCTGAATGATGTCGCTGCGAGTCTTCTTTCTTATGCCCGAGGTTACATACAGCGACTGGTGACCATTCTGCGACATTTCATAAAAAACCTCCTTTGCTTTTTTTCGTGTATTTAACATGACAAGGATTTTTCTATCAATCCTCACAGGAGGCTGAAAACGGGTCATGAACCTAATGTTTTTCAGAGTCAATCTATGATACGTTTCTGACAGTGTTTGAGGGACTCGTGTAATTGGAACATTGTTGGACAGTTCATAAGGAATAGTTGCACTAACCAAGAGTGTCTTTGAGTTCATTTCTTGGCATATTTTTTGCAGCATCTTGATAAAATTTGGTAGAAGAAACTTTGGTACGACCTGTATTTCATCAACTATCAGTAACGCATTGCGTAGAGAAGCAAGTTTCATCTTATCGGATACGGAGTTAAAATAGAGTATCATCAAAAGTCTCTGGGTTGTTGATATGACAAACTTGCTGTGAAATGACTCATTTTCAAAGTTATAGCCAAGGCTTTCCAATGTACGGCTCTCACTCAACTTGCTTGCAAGACTGCCTGCAAAGAGATGGTTGTAGACGAGGATCTCATCAAGTGCTTGTTGATCTAATACATCTTTTATTTTGCTCTCAAAATCTTCAGTTAATGCAAGCAATGGAGAAAAATACATAACACGTTCTATTCCATGTATATTCGAATATTCGTTTATAAGGTCCAGAAAGACCTTTGTTTTTCCCATTCCAGTGGGTGCATTAAGCACCGACACTGGCGCAGCAAAGTCATGGGTGCTAGCAAACCACTGCTGAAACTCTGTGCGGAGTTTTGAAAGTCCTGATGTTGTGTTAACTAGTCTGTTGGTGCTCATGCGCAAATCGTATTTGATATCCTGCCGTTCGGAAAAGCTTCCCCTGTCCGCTTGAAGCAAGGCCGAGAATATCATACAAGCTTCAATAAAGTCGCGTACAGCGTCTCCGGAGAGTGATTGTAGCTTGTTCTCAAAGGACATTGGTCTTGCAAATTTTGAAAGACATTGATCCCAGTCAAGCGTAGAAAAGTGTTGTGTGTTAGCCATTGCTCCTTTAAATTTTGCAAGGTTTTCAAGTAGACCTTGCTTAGTCCTTTTCATGCGATCTGTTTGATCTTCATTTTGTATTTCGTTTGAGAGATGTGAATGATGGGCCGCTATGACACAGAGCACGAGTTGTAATTGATTTGAATCTAGTTCATCGGCTAGTAGCTTTTCTGCAGCCCACGCAGAAAACAAAGCATGTTGTCTTTCGTATTTGGACTCTAGATCGTCTTCAATTAACCTTCTTTTTTCATCTCCTGCCTGAAAAAGCTCTTGATAAAATGGATTAAGTTTGCCTATATCATGCAGGAGGCCCGCGTAATATGCTAGTTTGCAGCTTTCAAACCGCGTTTTGCGTACAATACCTTCTGCAGAAGTTGCCACTCGTATCAAGTGCTCATCAAGTGGTTTTCCGGGATGCGATAGAAAAGTGTCAGTAGAAACAGACAACTTTTCCACCATCCTGCAAAGAATAATAGGACGATAGCTTGGGCTTTTCTGAAATTCTTACCTCATAAGCTGAACCTCTTGCCGGTATCCAGTGTCTGAGAACACGCCTTTCCAGCTTTTCGTTTTCAAAGAAATGGTGAAGATGTCTTTCTATTATTATGCGAGAATTATCGTTCACTGGTTCGGCAGTTACAGAGAATCGCGTATTGTACGTTTCAGATTCGTCGAGGATTACTGATGAAGTTTCAAATTTGCGGCCGTCAAATACAGCTATTTCTTGCATCTTTGCGTCAGAAATTCTTGCAGGACAGTATGCATGCCCAAGGTATGGTGGATATTTGAAATCATTCTCCTTCAGAGCTGCATAAAGCGTGTCCATGATGGAATCATCAGTCTTGACATAGATTCTGTATGATGGTGAGACCAAAACTTCTGTTTTGAATGGTTTGGTCTTTGGTTCCTTAAGAGACCTATGATTGGTAAAGAAGGAAATTTTTCTCGGATCGGACTCTAGCTCCATTCCGATCTTTGTCTTCTTAAACAGTTTGATATAATCACCACCGTAAATCTCCCCAAGTGAGTGATCTCTTTCCACTCCCAGAATCGCTCCAAGTAGACCTATCACTGCGCTCTTGGAAGGTATGTAATATACGGTCTGGTTTGACGTTACAGAAGGATCTCTAAATGCAGCAAACTCGCCAGAGATGCAAAATGATACGATGCTGTTTAGCATTCGACTTCATGTACGGGTATTTGTTTGGATCGCAGACGCGATAGGAGTAATTTGACATCTTCGCGTATGTCATCGCATGAAGCTATCTTCACATTCTTCACACGTGACTTTCTTTCCACTAGTGTACCTATCAGGCGTTCAAAGTCAAATGGAGACTTTGAAAGTCCAGTCGCAAACTGTTTCATATCTTGAGACTCGTTAACTAGCACAGGCAGATCATTATATGATGTCGAGTCATACGAAACTTCGATGTAAAGTATGCTACGCTGAGGGAATTTGGAGCGTGTGACAAGGTTGTTGGTGCCCTTCCAAAGACATTCAAATAGTTTTTCTTCAACCTTTTCAAAACGGTTTCTCGCTTCGTTATCGCTGTAGTACTTGCCAAGGTTCATCGGATTGATTGCCCCGTGTACCTTCAACAGAGCATATTCAACAGAATAGAACTTGCCAAATGTCGAATATTGCTTCTCTTGACCTTCGTTCTTCTTGCCGACAAATCTTCCTGATATTGTTGGATTTATTATTCTGACCTTGTTCACGCTTCTGCCTAGTCCAAACTGCACGGGACCTGTGAGTTTATGAGAATCCCCGCCTCCATCCTCTCCTTTATCAGACCTGACAGTTACAAGTGCCCCAAAAAGAGGCGCGTCGAATGTCAATTGTATCAACTCTGCGATAACATCTTTGCCCTTTATGTTACCTATTATCTCCTTAGCTCGCTGGTCGGCCGTAACGGCATTGCCATCTTTATCGTAATCGACAAACAATGTCTCACCAAGAACATCTCTAGCATAATCGCGTATAGTCCGCTTTATTCGGACATCGGTTATTAGGATCGTGTCATCAGGCATAAGACGAGGCTGGTTTTCAAATCCAGGATCGCCATTTGGATTCTGCCTTGATTCATAGTAGAACAATATCTCTTTGTTGATGTTCTTTGTCAAGTTTGAGCCTCCTTTTTCATACCTACATCTTTGCTAAAGTAGCCCTTGTAGAAAAAGTACGAATAATCATTGTACGCAGAATCGTCACTTATTTCTGCAGAGGGTTGATTGCTTCGGATGAATGATTCCATTTTCTTTATTTTATCTTCAGGAGCTTTTGATAGGCTCAGACCAAGACCTATTCGCTGCATCACAAAGCGAAGCTTCTCCCTATCATACCTAGAATACGCAAGGATATCACGAAGTGAGTTGCTAGATTCTTCCACATTCTCTTTGAATTTGATATACTCTGCAGCAATGACCCCGACTTTGTGAGCGTATTCTTCATTATCATCCATGAGATAACCCTTGCCTTCATTTCGTTGAACATCCTTGCATAAAACTTTTATGCAAAAGTCGCTCTTACTGAAGAACTGCATGGGTTCTTCTCGGACTTTTTTGTCAAGCCAATTAAACATGTTTTCACGCAATTGCAAAACAAAGCGTGAAAGCAGATAGTGCTTGTCTATTTTCTTTTTTGCCAGCAGACTTCTGACCGCCGACAGGTAATGTGTCCAGATAGTAGTTTTCCCTCTTGTTTCGATGAGAACTTCTAGAGCATGGAATGGAATGTGGCTTCCATCTTCGATTCTAGCAAATATCTCTTTCATATCCTCCATCGTCAGGTTTTCATCAAGCATCACCTCCATCTTTGCTTGGGAAGTCAAATAGCAAAGTACCTTGAGATTGGATCTGCCTTCCTGTCTATGGCTTTCTTTGTCCAGATCTTTGTAATTTCTCCATAGCTGGTAGTATATTCCATTCTTAGTATTATTGAAATGATAGCTGGGTTTGGCCGTGTTGGTAAACATCCACTGGAGGCCGGCTATGCGGAATACATCTATTGTATTGATGTTGACCAGACGATGCGATTCCGTACCTATAGACAAATTGCGGTAAAACCTCTCACCATCAGAGCAATTGATAGCAAATGCAGGATCGTCATATGAAAGGAATTTAGCGGTGATTGTAGTTTCTTTTGCAAAGCTTTTTGTCTTGTTACCAAATGAGTCGGTGAAACTCTGCCCTGCATCGCTTTCTTCATCAGTAGAACGGTATTCCACCTCACCATCCTTTGGGAGAACTAACAGTGAGAAATTGACCACCTTATTTTGTATTCTATCTTCTTGCCAGCGTGACCTGACATGTTTGAAGAATACTTGGCAGATTCTCTTGAAGAGAGTGGAGCTGAATTTAGAGTCTTTTGTGATTACTCTGGATCGTACATATTCATCATAGAGATTCTTGCCTGAAATAAAATACCTCTCCTTGTCTATGTTCAGGAAGATGCTATTCTTGGCCACGATCCGCTCCTTTTTGGTTTTCAAATTCAGTTCCGCAATAAATGATGCAGCGCCCTTGCCCATCTCAAGTGAGATTATTGGACCTGCTTTAATATGCTGAAACTGTCCGTAAAGTTCAACATATGGCCTCGGAGAATTTGGACTGGTAGTTCTGAACCGGAGTCCCAAGCGGGGGGCAGTATTAGAAGGCATAGAGAAGAGCACTTGAAATGACTTGTATTCTTCAAGTGGTTCACCATATTCCTGCAAGGTCTTTTTATCCAGTGTAGGACTCATTCCACGCATTATCACTTTCTTGACCGGTTTCGGGCTCTTTACAAACTCCCCCTTGAAGCTTCTGTTTCTCAAATAGAGTTCATGAGCAAGCAATCATTTGGACTGCATATGCCATGAAATTAAACATTTTCATTGACATTCTGTTATTGTTGATCCGGATGGGTTAGACGTAATAATCGATGCTCGCATAGGTAAAAGCAAACCGCAGGAGTTTACAATACCTTATTCAGTGTAACATTGCATTGTAGTCTAGATTATGATTCTTGCTGTGCCAAGATCCAAACTATCAAACTTGACATGTACAGACTTTGCCACTTGAGCCTTGATATGCTCTGGAATGCCGCCATAGCATTTGTTCAATACTTCAGTATTCTCCCATCCACCTAGACTTGCCACATATGCAAGTGACCAGTTTGTTGCTGCCAAATAGTACTGAGCCATAGTATGCCTAAAGAGATGCAATGGATGTCCTGTAAAGTATAATCCATCACCCAGTGCGTATATTCTAGTCTTTTCGTTGAGCCAGCTTGCTTTGTCAAGTTCTCCAAATATCTTTTTGAATTTGACGGCCATCTTGTGCATGAAATAACTGGCTTGCAAGCAGTTTGCTTTATCACTCTTAGCATCTTCAAAAAACAAGAACTTCCTGCATTTTGGCAAACTATCATAGGCTATTTCAACAACAGCTCTGCATTCTTCAGTTGGATACTTGACCCACCACTTGCCTTCTTTGTCAAGATACCAATCTCCTCTCTTTGTTTTAGACTCAAACTGTTCTACTCTGAACAAAGGTGAGAACGCGATCCTATCGCGGCTCATAGATGCCATTGCAAATGCTCTAGCTCCTGTGTGTAGATCAATGTTCATAAAACTCCAAGAATCCCAATCATTTTCATTCTCTAGCTTTTTGTTGATTCTGTATATTTGCTCCGGTGTTAGCAGGATGTCTTTGTACTCTCCAAGTCTTTCTGATGTTGTAGATAGCCCGTACCTCTTGCCTTCACCATGAGCAAAGTTAATGTTATGAGCTGCAAGGAAACTGCGATAAGCATTAATGGTGTTTGTCTTTTGCATTTGAGGATATGCGGTATTGAACCACGCCAAGAAATTCTGCCAATATTCTATTGCTATTTCTTTGCGCTTTGTCGCGTCGATTGGTACGCCATAGCTAACGAGTGTTTCAGGCATCACCTTTAGCTGATTCGATATTCCATGAATTACATTTGCAAGGTGATTGATTCTGTTAGCAGGTATTGCGCCTGATTTCAAAAATGTTACCCATTTCTGAATTGATGGCAGCTGGTTGAACGGTTCGTTTTCTAATTTCTGGTATCGTCGAGCTATCTGCTTTTGCAGAGATATGACGATGTTCCCATTAGCATCTCGCTTTATTCCCCACTTGCCATCTTTTTCCATCTCTGTTAGATAACGTGAAACAGTACTGTGATCCTTGCCTACGTCTACACCAATGTCTCTGGTGGTATAGTTGCCATTTTGGATGCTGATTGTAATAGCTTCCTTGATCTTTTCCTTGTCTTTGACTTTCAGACCCTTAACCCGTAAACGGCTCTTTCTTTGTACAAATGTCTGAGCCACTAGGTGTCCATCCTCTTGATTGTAAAGTCACCTAGAACTAATGCCAGTGACGTGGTAGGGGGATAGATATACCATATTACAAATAATAAAGTCGGAAAAATTGTTAGTGTTACTTGATAATTGCTGAAGAAAATGTTTAGCAATTGTATATTTTTGAGGCTAGTTTGAAGCTCCGCGCCTATGCAACAAGTTATGCAACGCTTTTGGTGCATTAGACGCTAGTAGGAAGCGATATTCTCAAATAATTAATCAATCAACTTTTCAGGACCATGTTGAACAGCTGGCGCGCGGCAAGTCTTGGATGGTGCAGCGCAAGCTTTATCATCTTGCCGGCGGTGAACTCGGCCTTGACAAAGTCGATAAACTCGTCTGCGGACATGTCCCTCAGGATCTCGATCTCACGGTCCCACTCTTCGTCTGACAGCCCTATCCAGCGCGACTGCACCTTGAGCGCCGAGGCGATTTTTGACGCCGCCTTGGCCTTCCACGCCCTTTCATAGTCTAAAAGCGACTCGCGGCTGGCGCCTCCCTCAAGCGACCGCGCGCCCACCTCGCCGGCAAGCCTGCCAAACTCGATTGCATAGCGTATGCCCTCAAGCAC contains:
- the cas3 gene encoding CRISPR-associated helicase Cas3'; this translates as MSVSTDTFLSHPGKPLDEHLIRVATSAEGIVRKTRFESCKLAYYAGLLHDIGKLNPFYQELFQAGDEKRRLIEDDLESKYERQHALFSAWAAEKLLADELDSNQLQLVLCVIAAHHSHLSNEIQNEDQTDRMKRTKQGLLENLAKFKGAMANTQHFSTLDWDQCLSKFARPMSFENKLQSLSGDAVRDFIEACMIFSALLQADRGSFSERQDIKYDLRMSTNRLVNTTSGLSKLRTEFQQWFASTHDFAAPVSVLNAPTGMGKTKVFLDLINEYSNIHGIERVMYFSPLLALTEDFESKIKDVLDQQALDEILVYNHLFAGSLASKLSESRTLESLGYNFENESFHSKFVISTTQRLLMILYFNSVSDKMKLASLRNALLIVDEIQVVPKFLLPNFIKMLQKICQEMNSKTLLVSATIPYELSNNVPITRVPQTLSETYHRLTLKNIRFMTRFQPPVRIDRKILVMLNTRKKAKEVFYEMSQNGHQSLYVTSGIRKKTRSDIIQKIKEKGKNVIVVSTQVLEAGVDVSFAEVYREVAPLDNVVQVMGRLNREGEATNPMLFIFQKDSDYLPYSELEYQESLKILKKVKNSKELYDKLDSYYERVSVKNMQNADRIEELDRLIRDMDFEDVSRFVNNHVFADEGHSMIVPEAEQDLQKISEALKSTQRIDRRSFKSYSALTANISASSVKLVRDYLDQELLERGILIPKKGCLQDVYDVEVGLDKWIK
- the cas4 gene encoding CRISPR-associated protein Cas4 — encoded protein: MKDLITVTDVVENAFCPKFTYYSLVLGLRQYEEKRGTVMAGRTLHTRSEKLNPTYVPKLARGKKLVAMQLYSTRLGLSGKIDEAYESSREIILVERKYTDFTVITDSLKAQIGLLSILLEENRNKPVTRVFVIFQKSKRVVREIRLTSELKNFALQKLESVKQIITSGISPNAQYGSKCLDCTYRKVCPTGSLYMNQ
- the cas5 gene encoding CRISPR-associated protein Cas5, giving the protein MLNSIVSFCISGEFAAFRDPSVTSNQTVYYIPSKSAVIGLLGAILGVERDHSLGEIYGGDYIKLFKKTKIGMELESDPRKISFFTNHRSLKEPKTKPFKTEVLVSPSYRIYVKTDDSIMDTLYAALKENDFKYPPYLGHAYCPARISDAKMQEIAVFDGRKFETSSVILDESETYNTRFSVTAEPVNDNSRIIIERHLHHFFENEKLERRVLRHWIPARGSAYEVRISEKPKLSSYYSLQDGGKVVCFY
- the cas2 gene encoding CRISPR-associated endonuclease Cas2 produces the protein MKGNSYYAVYDISDDLVRKNVIRILKNAGFIRIQKSAFCGTLVNQKKKDLLEDIKKVIADERDSFYLILTCEQCFGRISIVGKGFDRQYAAGKRSAEVL
- a CDS encoding type I CRISPR-associated protein Cas7, with amino-acid sequence MTKNINKEILFYYESRQNPNGDPGFENQPRLMPDDTILITDVRIKRTIRDYARDVLGETLFVDYDKDGNAVTADQRAKEIIGNIKGKDVIAELIQLTFDAPLFGALVTVRSDKGEDGGGDSHKLTGPVQFGLGRSVNKVRIINPTISGRFVGKKNEGQEKQYSTFGKFYSVEYALLKVHGAINPMNLGKYYSDNEARNRFEKVEEKLFECLWKGTNNLVTRSKFPQRSILYIEVSYDSTSYNDLPVLVNESQDMKQFATGLSKSPFDFERLIGTLVERKSRVKNVKIASCDDIREDVKLLLSRLRSKQIPVHEVEC
- a CDS encoding CRISPR-associated endonuclease Cas6, yielding MDKIKICYAYVEVPNNTISSVALRGFLGHLFVEDTEFHHHSESSYHYPLVQYKKVHGRLLVMGLNDYAEVVCRKISTLDHITTPTDKISIQSVDIVNDSFSIEETKSRFRFVTPWIALNEENYRKFKDLEGGKRKLFLEKILVGNILSALKGLSVFVNFKVTANLETFRPQSAKVHENYFQAFRASFSVNTNLPRFFGLGKSVSKGFGVIEAV
- the cas1 gene encoding CRISPR-associated endonuclease Cas1 — encoded protein: MILEISSHGSVLKRQNDLFIVKNEDGKSEVPAEKVDAIITSANILISSQAIKLCIEKNIQLVVTDWAGRPVARLWVSTAGKSTELRRRQYANQDTVLGVQISIELVRTKLKRQKEFLQDLKNNRKVDVPEITRAIDIISDALLQIRKLQPDNRVKQSLLGLEGTSASAYFRAISSSLPSKWSFEHRSQYPALDGFNALLNYAYGIAYSDVEKIIILSGLDPNSGFYHADSYGKPTLSFDLMELVRPLIDRTVVSLFNKKMVSERWFEKNDDSSIFLKKDARLTLLTSYSEKNRKELEKITWRFCREIIERLTSGDKEA